Below is a window of Piliocolobus tephrosceles isolate RC106 unplaced genomic scaffold, ASM277652v3 unscaffolded_40517, whole genome shotgun sequence DNA.
GACATCACATCGACAGCTTGAAATCAGCCGCcatgggaatatttacaccaggGAAATTGGGAAACGCGACGCATCAGGACTTCTTCCCCCAGACAGCTGGTTGTTAACCACTTGTGGCATGCCACTGGGGGTTACTTATAGTTTATGTTTTCCCCAGAGCTTTCACACATGTTCAGACTTGGTTTGTATCTGCTCTAAGGGTACCTGGGACTCCCTCATTCATATCCTTCTCCTCCCATCTTTTTAAGTGGAGCAAAGCCTCTCTTCTGCAAAATCCTCTCTGAGCACCTCCTCCCCTGTTGGCCAGAAGCCATGCCCCAGGCCAGGACGGGGATCCCCACCAGGTGTACCTGCTCCTCAGCACTTTTGATGACGACGAGCTGGGCCCCCACTTCCTGGCAGGCGGTGATGGAGTCGTGCCAGTTCCGCTGGGAGTTCGATATGAAGTAACAGTTTCCTTGGAAGAATGTCCATTCCCAGGGACAGGGGCGGCACAGGCGTTCTGTTGGGCGAGGCTGGTCAGGGCTGGGCTCAGATGAGGTTGTCCATATTCCTGTATCTGCCCAGCCTTAAAGGTCTTGAGAGTCGGAGCCCTTCCTTGACTGTCCACGCTGGGTGGACCattcccctccccacttcccgagagcctcccccatccccatgagAACCTGGGAGTCCTGGCCCCATCTCCTCCAGACTAGGAGAAGTCGGAGCTTTAGAGCACAGAACAGAAGGCAAGAGACTAGCTTGACTGAGTGCCTACCGTGTACCTGGCCCACTGAACACCAAGTGCAAGCATCGCTGTTAATCTGTGTTCTtatttcacagaggaagaaactgaggctcagagagggttaGTGACTCAAGCAAAGTCACACACCATGAAAACCCTCCCAGGCCCAAGGACCCCTGGCATCTGGCCACTTACCCACAGCAGCCTTCAGCTGGGACAGGTCCTGGGAGATCTCGTCCTGCTTGGACTGCTCCTGCCTCTGGGAGCTGGGGTTTTTGGAGACTGGGACAAGGAAAGAAATTGCAATGATTaaacacctgctgtgtgccacgCCCTACATTGTCCCCCTAAGGACGTCATTTCTGAGCACAAAAATCTTGTTTAAATCCTTTTTTGGATAAGGAAAACTGACACCCAGAGAAGGCAGCAGGGAAGGGACAGGAGAGCctgttcccctcccctcccctcccctgccctgccctggaggTGAGAGTGGTCATGGGGAAAGGCCTCTGGAAACCCAAAGGACAGAAGGCCAGCTTTTAGCCCTCGTTCGTCTTGGAACTGGCCACCCCCAGCTGCGTCTACAGCAGAAGAACCAGGCCTGGGAGGCCAGGACTCTCAGAGCCAGCTGCTGACCTTGGACAAGGATGGCCACCAGCAGCCCAGTGAAGAGTGTGAAGAAGAGGAGCAGCAGCACCAGGGGGGCATGGCCCAGACAGCCTGCAGGAGAAAAGATTGCTTGGTTCCAGCATGCCAGTGCCCAAGCCTCAGCCTGGCCCAGGGAAAGCCTGGCCACAGCCCCACCTCCCCAAATGGCAGGAGTGAaggccccagccccacctctccACGTGGCAGGAGTCCAAGTCCCCAGCCTCCACCTACCCAGGACCCAGGAGTGCAGGAACCCAGCCCTTA
It encodes the following:
- the LOC113223271 gene encoding CD209 antigen-like protein 2; the protein is CLGHAPLVLLLLFFTLFTGLLVAILVQVSKNPSSQRQEQSKQDEISQDLSQLKAAVERLCRPCPWEWTFFQGNCYFISNSQRNWHDSITACQEVGAQLVVIKSAEEQNFLQLQSSRSNRFTWMGLSDLNQEGTWQWVDGSPLLPSFKQYWNKGEPNNIGEEDCAEFSGNGWNDDKCNLAKFWICKKSAASCSGDEERLLSPAPTTPNSSPE